In Desulfovibrio sp. 86, the following proteins share a genomic window:
- a CDS encoding class I SAM-dependent DNA methyltransferase, which translates to MPLTMRTFEELWVDYQPERTGMADFWNKRAPSFNDHIRGDASREHRRLLVEHIARKAGLDPSASVLDIGCGPGSHALEMAPLVGRVEGFDIAPAMIELARENAARDGCANAHFQVLDWGTADLDALRWRNRFQLVLASRTPAVNDKAALEKMVAASCGSCCIISQIDTRHSVRDQLKPLVDWDAHKERVSRSFYCAFNLLWLMGYYPEVEYMDRAWESDSSLEEAELIYLRYFESMGPLTPQQKESLTRRLAELSSDGRVQESVQTKVALMFWTK; encoded by the coding sequence ATGCCACTAACCATGCGTACCTTTGAAGAGCTTTGGGTAGACTACCAGCCGGAGCGAACCGGCATGGCGGATTTTTGGAACAAACGCGCACCTTCGTTCAACGATCACATCCGGGGTGATGCCTCACGCGAACACCGGCGTCTGCTTGTGGAGCATATAGCCCGCAAGGCTGGACTTGATCCGTCGGCGTCCGTGCTTGACATCGGCTGCGGCCCTGGCAGCCACGCGCTTGAAATGGCCCCTCTGGTGGGTCGCGTGGAGGGCTTTGACATTGCCCCCGCCATGATAGAACTGGCCAGGGAAAACGCCGCGCGGGACGGGTGCGCCAACGCGCATTTTCAGGTGCTGGACTGGGGCACTGCCGATCTGGATGCTCTGAGGTGGCGAAACCGGTTTCAACTGGTTCTTGCCTCCAGAACTCCGGCAGTCAATGACAAGGCTGCCCTGGAAAAAATGGTCGCAGCCTCTTGCGGCTCCTGCTGCATAATAAGCCAGATTGATACCCGTCACTCGGTACGTGACCAACTGAAGCCGCTGGTGGACTGGGACGCGCACAAGGAGCGAGTAAGCCGCAGTTTTTATTGCGCCTTCAATCTTCTCTGGCTTATGGGATACTACCCAGAAGTGGAATATATGGACCGCGCGTGGGAGAGCGACAGCAGCCTGGAAGAAGCGGAACTCATATATCTGCGCTACTTTGAAAGCATGGGGCCGCTTACGCCGCAGCAAAAGGAAAGCCTGACCCGCAGGCTGGCGGAACTGAGCAGTGACGGCCGTGTGCAGGAAAGTGTGCAGACAAAGGTCGCCCTCATGTTCTGGACTAAATAA
- a CDS encoding DUF364 domain-containing protein, whose product MTDRWFLYDALLGSVPETALVKSFTCGKHWLMVEADSGGIGMAQYFSPAPGASDSAQSCQDMVGQPLRRVAEMIKSWDFNAAAIGLAALNAANNTLALVKPSPLRTALDSRHGDAFDFFLSEAKGKKVTVVGHFPGLARLRPHCELSILERHPQPGDLPDTAAEYVLPQQDLVFITGTTFINKTITRLLELSAKAKVYMVGPSTPMNPLLFSHGVRSLSGLVVVDAEKMSAALKNDNCEAIFGHGGQKVNMVAESCH is encoded by the coding sequence ATGACTGACCGCTGGTTTTTGTATGACGCACTGCTTGGCTCCGTGCCTGAGACCGCTCTGGTCAAATCCTTCACATGCGGCAAACACTGGCTCATGGTGGAAGCAGACAGCGGCGGCATAGGTATGGCGCAGTATTTTTCCCCTGCTCCGGGTGCGTCCGACTCTGCCCAGTCCTGTCAGGACATGGTGGGCCAGCCCCTGCGCCGGGTGGCGGAAATGATCAAGTCCTGGGACTTCAACGCCGCCGCCATCGGCCTGGCCGCCCTGAACGCCGCCAACAACACCCTGGCCCTTGTAAAGCCAAGCCCCCTGCGTACGGCTCTGGACAGTCGCCACGGGGACGCCTTTGACTTTTTTCTTTCAGAGGCAAAGGGCAAAAAAGTAACCGTTGTCGGGCATTTTCCCGGTCTTGCGCGGCTGCGCCCGCACTGTGAACTTTCAATACTTGAGCGCCACCCCCAACCTGGGGATTTGCCGGACACTGCGGCGGAATATGTTTTGCCGCAGCAAGACCTTGTTTTTATTACTGGCACTACCTTTATTAATAAAACCATCACCCGGCTGCTGGAACTGAGCGCCAAGGCCAAGGTGTACATGGTGGGCCCCAGCACGCCCATGAACCCCCTGCTTTTCTCGCATGGTGTGCGCTCCCTTTCGGGTCTGGTTGTGGTTGACGCTGAAAAAATGAGTGCAGCCCTCAAGAACGACAACTGTGAAGCCATTTTTGGCCACGGTGGGCAAAAGGTAAATATGGTGGCTGAATCATGCCACTAA
- a CDS encoding FmdE family protein, with protein MTNITPFLEKAEKYHGHICSGQVLGIRMSLMALRLLDLKPEDNLRDLVIFLETDRCVADASHVVTGVTLGRRRVKVYGYGKTAMSFLDLKSGRAVRVHVTTSDRPPHDVPKQEQIAFWEKYADDDIFAWQEVHIDMPEGELPGPPVRVCTCAACGEDVLDCKEVLRDGKTYCRACADGAYYRPLEVCHD; from the coding sequence ATGACAAACATCACACCATTCCTTGAAAAGGCTGAGAAGTACCACGGTCACATTTGTAGCGGGCAGGTCTTGGGCATACGCATGTCCCTTATGGCCTTGCGTCTGCTTGACCTGAAACCCGAAGACAACCTGAGGGATCTTGTTATTTTTCTGGAAACAGACAGATGCGTGGCTGATGCCTCCCATGTGGTCACAGGCGTGACTCTGGGACGCAGGCGGGTCAAGGTCTATGGATATGGCAAAACCGCCATGTCTTTTCTTGACCTTAAAAGCGGCCGGGCTGTCAGGGTACACGTGACCACATCCGACCGCCCTCCCCACGATGTTCCCAAACAGGAGCAGATAGCCTTTTGGGAAAAGTACGCTGATGATGACATCTTTGCCTGGCAGGAAGTGCACATAGACATGCCGGAAGGCGAACTGCCTGGTCCGCCTGTTCGCGTGTGCACCTGTGCCGCCTGTGGCGAAGATGTGCTGGACTGCAAGGAAGTTTTGCGGGACGGCAAGACATACTGCCGCGCCTGTGCCGATGGCGCTTACTATCGCCCTCTTGAGGTTTGCCATGACTGA
- a CDS encoding energy transducer TonB, which translates to MTTLSDKRGMGLALSLAMHALLLGGLLLPGREAPIKAERVYRVTLAEFAPAAGSPLAAPAAPADPAVAEKPAPQPPPLPSPELAQQNPDARPAKSAPPKPEAKKVSPKKSDTAAPKEAATPAQPSLSTAQPSPAAPAPATPAASAPAATATTAVRAGPAGAAGPAGPQPRTVGGFDAYACDVLDQRPSITRRIEPEYPPRARRMNIQGSVKVRLVVDASGQPCNCEVVSATPDGYFEEAALKAAKSMRFAPGKLKGQPVNTLVELPFIFRLR; encoded by the coding sequence ATGACGACACTGTCTGACAAACGTGGCATGGGCCTGGCCCTTTCTCTGGCTATGCACGCGCTGCTGCTGGGCGGCTTGCTGCTGCCGGGCAGGGAAGCGCCAATCAAGGCGGAAAGAGTGTACCGCGTGACGCTTGCCGAGTTTGCTCCGGCCGCCGGATCGCCGCTTGCCGCGCCCGCCGCGCCCGCCGATCCCGCTGTGGCGGAAAAGCCCGCGCCACAGCCTCCGCCGTTGCCTTCGCCGGAACTGGCGCAGCAAAACCCGGATGCCCGTCCCGCCAAATCCGCGCCACCGAAGCCGGAGGCAAAAAAGGTCAGTCCCAAAAAGAGCGATACGGCCGCGCCCAAGGAGGCCGCCACGCCTGCGCAACCATCCCTTTCGACTGCACAGCCTTCTCCTGCCGCCCCGGCTCCGGCCACTCCGGCGGCTTCGGCCCCGGCCGCCACGGCCACCACGGCAGTTCGGGCAGGGCCAGCAGGGGCAGCCGGGCCAGCAGGGCCGCAGCCGCGCACCGTGGGCGGGTTCGACGCCTATGCCTGCGATGTCCTGGATCAGCGCCCCAGCATTACCCGGCGCATTGAGCCGGAATATCCCCCCAGGGCCCGGCGCATGAATATTCAGGGCTCCGTCAAGGTGCGCCTGGTGGTGGACGCCTCTGGCCAGCCCTGCAACTGCGAGGTCGTCAGCGCGACGCCGGACGGGTATTTCGAGGAAGCGGCGCTCAAGGCGGCAAAAAGCATGCGCTTTGCCCCCGGCAAACTCAAGGGCCAGCCGGTGAACACCCTGGTAGAACTGCCCTTCATCTTCAGGTTGCGGTAA
- a CDS encoding ABC transporter ATP-binding protein has product MLEAENISLVARSGKTILDGISFCLEPGRCMALIGPNGAGKSTLARIVAGLERPTSGRVLYGGTDLSGLNRRQRAQAVAYLPQTAQPVPCSVFDAVLLGRRSRMGWRPGMEDRQKTQAALEELHLIHLEKQCVTSLSGGELQKTLIARALAQEAPVLLLDEPVNHLDIRNQIELLETITDICVTRRICVCIVLHHLSYALRYTQHAMLLHQGRPAYQGPTSGLNEHDLGRVYGIAVRLQTIDGQPHVLF; this is encoded by the coding sequence ATGCTTGAGGCCGAAAACATCTCCCTGGTGGCGCGCTCCGGCAAAACCATCCTTGACGGCATATCCTTTTGCCTTGAGCCGGGACGCTGCATGGCCCTCATCGGCCCCAACGGCGCGGGCAAAAGCACCCTTGCCAGAATTGTGGCCGGGCTTGAACGCCCCACATCCGGGCGCGTGCTGTACGGAGGAACCGACCTTTCCGGCCTGAACCGCCGCCAGCGCGCGCAAGCCGTGGCCTACCTGCCGCAGACAGCCCAGCCCGTGCCGTGCAGCGTTTTTGATGCCGTGCTTTTGGGGCGCAGGTCGCGCATGGGCTGGCGGCCCGGCATGGAAGACCGCCAGAAAACACAGGCCGCCCTTGAAGAACTGCATCTCATCCATCTGGAAAAACAGTGCGTCACCAGCCTCAGTGGCGGCGAGTTGCAAAAAACGCTTATAGCCCGCGCCCTTGCGCAGGAAGCTCCCGTCCTTCTGCTGGACGAGCCCGTCAACCACCTGGACATACGCAATCAGATTGAACTACTTGAAACAATTACAGATATCTGTGTAACCCGCCGCATATGCGTGTGCATTGTGCTGCACCACCTGAGCTATGCGCTACGCTACACGCAGCATGCCATGCTCCTGCACCAGGGACGCCCGGCATATCAGGGGCCGACATCGGGGCTGAATGAGCATGACCTTGGCCGCGTATACGGCATCGCAGTCCGTTTGCAGACCATTGACGGTCAGCCCCATGTTCTTTTTTAA
- a CDS encoding FecCD family ABC transporter permease: protein MPGREPTGGQSDAALRAHGHCGSPHAHSISPHALCGSPHAPLFAAEKGHCCSHPWDGPRARAFSAAALLAVAVLLGLAGIKMGALSRSWADIWAALFSASGDESLRYFVLHLRLPKVCAALTVGASLALAGTMLQNVLNNPLASSFTLGLSQGAAFGASFSMVILPMAGGLAGGLAGLSTVAMGALAGSLSAGLLILAFSMMRGMGPQGLILAGVALSTLFGAATMSLQFFASDSQVAATVFWSFGDLGRGSWREVALVGLVLLEGLVFSLRRNLDYDTLRWGDAQAAALGVSVLRLRCATLLMASLMAAFATAFYGVIGFVGLVAPHMVRLLFPHAGHFFLLGCSALFGACFLLAADLVAQTVIYPALLPVGIVCAFTGVPIFLYILFKGARAHA, encoded by the coding sequence ATGCCCGGTAGGGAGCCCACTGGCGGCCAGAGCGACGCGGCCCTGCGGGCCCACGGACATTGCGGCAGCCCGCACGCCCACAGCATCAGCCCCCATGCCCTTTGCGGCAGCCCCCATGCCCCGCTTTTTGCGGCCGAAAAAGGGCACTGCTGCTCCCATCCGTGGGATGGCCCCCGCGCGCGCGCCTTTTCAGCGGCGGCACTGCTGGCTGTGGCCGTGCTGCTGGGTCTGGCGGGCATAAAGATGGGTGCGCTTTCGCGCTCGTGGGCCGACATCTGGGCCGCCCTGTTCAGCGCTTCCGGCGACGAATCCTTACGATATTTTGTCCTCCACCTGCGTTTGCCCAAGGTCTGCGCCGCCCTGACCGTCGGCGCGTCCCTGGCTCTTGCCGGAACCATGCTGCAAAATGTGCTCAACAATCCGCTGGCTTCGTCCTTTACCCTCGGGCTTTCACAGGGGGCCGCCTTTGGAGCCAGCTTTTCCATGGTCATTCTGCCCATGGCTGGCGGGCTGGCGGGCGGCCTGGCGGGACTGAGCACTGTGGCCATGGGCGCGCTGGCAGGTTCCCTCAGCGCGGGCCTGCTCATACTGGCCTTCAGCATGATGCGGGGCATGGGGCCGCAGGGGCTTATTCTCGCGGGGGTGGCCCTGTCTACCCTCTTTGGGGCCGCCACCATGTCCTTGCAGTTTTTCGCCTCTGACAGCCAGGTGGCCGCCACCGTGTTCTGGAGCTTTGGCGATCTGGGCAGGGGAAGCTGGCGCGAGGTCGCTCTGGTGGGCCTCGTGCTGCTGGAGGGCCTCGTCTTTTCCCTACGCCGGAACCTGGACTATGACACCCTGCGCTGGGGCGATGCCCAGGCGGCGGCTCTGGGCGTGTCAGTACTGCGGCTGCGCTGCGCTACCCTGCTCATGGCCTCGCTTATGGCGGCCTTTGCCACCGCCTTTTACGGAGTTATCGGCTTTGTGGGCCTGGTGGCGCCCCACATGGTGCGCCTCCTCTTTCCCCACGCCGGACATTTTTTTCTGCTGGGCTGCTCCGCCCTGTTTGGCGCGTGTTTTCTGCTGGCGGCCGATCTGGTGGCCCAGACCGTCATCTATCCCGCCCTGTTGCCGGTGGGCATTGTCTGCGCCTTCACCGGGGTTCCAATTTTTCTGTACATTCTTTTCAAAGGGGCCAGGGCGCATGCTTGA
- a CDS encoding ABC transporter substrate-binding protein, whose product MAKTLSLLLLALALLTGAAPAGARPVTDAMGRVVEVPEPQNVRRVIALGSSMAFVTYLGEQDRIVGVEDIDKSVIAKPYVLCNRERFKDLPVVGKAGAVRVPNYERIVGLNPDVVFIVSTDPSEPDMLQRKLRVPVIALSQGQPAFDSKIFFESILLAGNILGREERAHELVTGIRALATRLPAPAEEAVAQAYVGGLSYRGNQDIKSTAADFLPFTLAGVKNMADGMGQSGHFFINREFLLAADPPLIFIDGNGLPLIRQALGSERGYYERLTALTSGNTWLLLPHTAYFNNPEVLYINAFFMAKAAYPRRYPDLDPEALADEIFILFNGRPLYEDMVRVTGRPGRLQLTAQGLDYAR is encoded by the coding sequence ATGGCAAAAACGCTGAGTCTGCTCCTGCTGGCTCTGGCGCTGCTGACGGGCGCGGCTCCTGCCGGGGCGCGCCCCGTCACCGATGCCATGGGCCGCGTTGTGGAAGTGCCGGAACCGCAAAACGTGCGGCGCGTTATCGCCCTTGGCAGCAGCATGGCCTTTGTGACCTACCTTGGCGAGCAGGACAGGATCGTGGGCGTGGAGGACATCGACAAGAGCGTCATTGCCAAGCCCTATGTGCTCTGCAACCGCGAGCGCTTCAAGGACCTGCCCGTGGTCGGCAAGGCCGGGGCCGTGCGCGTGCCCAATTATGAACGCATTGTGGGCCTCAATCCGGATGTGGTCTTTATCGTCTCCACTGATCCGTCAGAGCCGGACATGCTCCAGCGCAAGCTGCGCGTACCGGTCATTGCCCTGAGTCAGGGACAGCCAGCCTTTGACAGTAAGATTTTTTTTGAGTCCATCCTCCTTGCCGGGAACATCCTGGGCAGGGAAGAACGCGCCCATGAGCTGGTCACGGGTATTCGCGCCCTGGCCACACGCCTGCCCGCCCCGGCCGAAGAAGCAGTGGCGCAAGCCTACGTGGGCGGGCTTTCCTACAGGGGCAACCAGGACATCAAAAGCACGGCCGCCGACTTCTTGCCCTTCACGCTTGCGGGCGTAAAAAACATGGCCGACGGCATGGGTCAATCAGGACATTTTTTCATCAACAGGGAATTTCTGCTGGCTGCCGACCCGCCCCTGATCTTCATAGACGGCAACGGGCTGCCGCTCATACGCCAGGCGCTGGGCAGCGAGCGGGGGTATTATGAACGCCTCACGGCCCTCACAAGCGGCAACACCTGGCTGCTGCTGCCCCACACGGCCTATTTCAACAATCCTGAAGTGCTGTATATCAATGCCTTTTTCATGGCCAAGGCAGCCTACCCCCGAAGGTATCCCGACCTTGATCCCGAGGCGCTGGCCGATGAAATATTCATTCTTTTCAATGGCCGCCCCCTGTACGAAGACATGGTGCGCGTTACCGGCAGGCCGGGCAGACTGCAACTGACCGCCCAGGGGCTGGACTATGCCCGGTAG
- a CDS encoding class I SAM-dependent methyltransferase, whose product MGTVDEKQQKQREFWNARSRTFPRFEEGDHTYEAKMLRHAMENGVDFTKKRILDVGCGSGMYTLRLARMAEHVTAVDVSDEMLRLLREDAAAMNITNITTVCSGWDDFSAHERFDVVFASMTPAIESDASREKLMQYAADKVVFMGFSDRMLSNVMQGLHEHYNIAPKIFNNAQDMRAWLDHNGVPYTAIPVKGQWVVAKSREDLVDVCLTTLREYGAEPDPRFVEAHVEAFKDEQGQYVERTDYVIEMIIWQKR is encoded by the coding sequence ATGGGAACTGTAGACGAAAAACAGCAAAAGCAGCGTGAATTCTGGAATGCCCGCTCGCGCACCTTCCCGCGTTTTGAGGAAGGCGACCATACCTACGAGGCCAAGATGCTACGCCACGCCATGGAAAATGGCGTGGATTTCACCAAGAAACGCATTCTGGACGTGGGCTGCGGCAGCGGCATGTACACCCTGCGCCTGGCGCGCATGGCCGAGCACGTCACGGCGGTGGACGTTTCCGACGAGATGCTGCGCCTGCTGCGCGAAGACGCCGCCGCCATGAACATCACCAACATCACCACCGTATGCTCCGGCTGGGATGACTTTTCTGCCCATGAGCGCTTTGACGTTGTTTTCGCCTCAATGACGCCAGCCATTGAAAGCGACGCAAGCAGAGAAAAGCTCATGCAGTATGCCGCCGACAAGGTGGTTTTTATGGGCTTTTCAGACCGCATGCTTTCCAACGTCATGCAGGGCCTGCACGAGCATTACAACATTGCCCCAAAAATTTTCAACAATGCCCAGGACATGCGCGCCTGGCTTGACCACAATGGCGTGCCCTACACGGCCATACCGGTCAAGGGCCAGTGGGTGGTGGCAAAAAGCCGTGAGGATCTGGTGGACGTCTGCCTCACCACCCTGCGTGAATACGGCGCGGAACCCGACCCGCGCTTTGTGGAAGCGCACGTGGAGGCCTTCAAGGATGAACAAGGCCAGTATGTGGAGCGCACAGACTATGTCATCGAGATGATCATATGGCAAAAACGCTGA
- a CDS encoding TonB-dependent receptor plug domain-containing protein produces MKLPLSLCLLAVVSLPQAGIAAGSDNLMQDVFVLDPIKVTGRMEEDTLDRTTAIVVEKNRSNNVADYLVRDPEISFKRKAAMGDSSDIISIRGMESKRIMLNLDGRNISSTGMSGGNYIDFGTIPLDNIEKIEVIKGGSSVEYGNSALGGVINAYTRRPTEQPHFSTYATMGGWKDFYDFHNVRGSYAQKFNAVGLSVGLSHQHADPFLRNNDYDSFHFNPKLYVDLPWRAELALGYNYSQTRRGLIRSNRNDGNPASDANPDVPGYNTAIDSNYPTASGESFAGGSPTPSMTVIGDGAHWTKYRHLMDFTYRQEFLETAYFEVSGFKNSESRREKNYADVDARMQLKTQKPDTFNPSQTRNGDLVLDRNVIVDNTYGFKFKTGVTVLGHELMTGVEYKRLTPGPITVEYVDENYNKAGANKWTGKMDSSEAGRPATVTGAFLADKFSVTDSLRLDVGLRYDSFSYSPEGQDKHLLNSQLSPKIMLTYDFTEHQSASLALYQNYRTPTIPELYWNSQAASRDATVNVPYLVGKDIKPETARGIDAAYKYSFGGKGFLKLSGFYYTVQDYIVHKPVYVNRSPGYQAWAAYNIDAEIYGATLSGSYDLLDTVTVNAAVTRQDSKKTNDPADPDGVMDRLEYIPDWKGTLGTTWKINEQFTLDAVLTYVGQRNYYVNTAQLRKGTLHDYATLGASLSYRVDEYLTLEAYADNITNTQYEEAWGYPALGINAGVSIKWEL; encoded by the coding sequence ATGAAACTTCCCCTCAGTCTGTGCTTGCTGGCAGTCGTGTCCCTTCCCCAGGCGGGGATCGCGGCCGGGTCCGACAACCTCATGCAGGATGTCTTTGTTCTGGACCCCATAAAGGTTACCGGACGTATGGAAGAAGACACACTGGACAGAACCACCGCCATTGTTGTGGAAAAAAACCGCAGCAACAACGTGGCCGACTATCTTGTGCGCGACCCTGAAATATCCTTCAAACGCAAGGCCGCCATGGGAGACAGCAGCGACATCATTTCCATACGCGGCATGGAGTCCAAAAGAATCATGCTCAACCTTGATGGCCGCAACATCAGTTCCACGGGCATGTCCGGCGGCAACTATATTGACTTTGGCACCATCCCGCTGGACAATATCGAAAAGATTGAGGTCATCAAGGGCGGCAGCTCGGTTGAATACGGCAACAGCGCCCTCGGCGGGGTCATCAACGCCTATACCCGTCGGCCCACGGAGCAGCCCCATTTCAGCACCTACGCCACCATGGGCGGCTGGAAGGACTTTTACGATTTTCACAATGTGCGCGGCAGCTATGCCCAGAAGTTCAACGCCGTCGGCCTCAGCGTGGGCCTGAGCCATCAGCACGCCGACCCCTTTCTGCGCAACAACGACTACGACTCCTTCCACTTCAACCCCAAGCTCTATGTGGATCTGCCGTGGCGGGCAGAACTCGCCCTGGGGTACAACTACAGCCAGACCCGGCGCGGGCTCATCCGCAGCAACAGAAACGACGGCAACCCCGCCAGCGACGCCAATCCGGATGTGCCCGGCTACAATACCGCCATTGACTCCAACTACCCCACGGCCAGCGGCGAAAGCTTTGCCGGCGGATCGCCCACGCCTTCCATGACGGTTATCGGCGACGGCGCGCACTGGACCAAGTACCGCCACCTTATGGACTTCACCTATCGGCAGGAGTTTCTTGAAACCGCCTACTTTGAAGTTTCCGGTTTCAAGAACAGCGAAAGCCGCCGTGAAAAAAACTATGCGGACGTTGACGCCCGCATGCAGTTAAAGACGCAAAAACCCGATACCTTCAATCCCTCCCAAACAAGAAACGGCGACCTCGTGCTGGACCGTAACGTCATCGTGGACAATACCTACGGCTTCAAGTTCAAAACGGGCGTCACCGTTCTCGGCCATGAGCTCATGACGGGCGTTGAGTACAAAAGGCTGACTCCCGGTCCCATCACCGTTGAATATGTGGATGAAAACTACAACAAGGCCGGGGCCAACAAGTGGACCGGCAAGATGGACTCCTCGGAGGCGGGCAGGCCCGCCACGGTTACGGGGGCCTTTCTGGCCGACAAATTTTCCGTCACCGACAGCCTGCGTCTTGATGTGGGCCTGCGCTACGACAGTTTCAGCTACAGCCCTGAAGGGCAGGACAAACATCTTTTAAACTCGCAGCTTTCCCCAAAGATCATGCTCACGTATGATTTTACCGAACACCAGTCCGCCTCCCTTGCGCTGTACCAGAATTACAGAACACCCACCATCCCGGAGCTGTACTGGAACTCGCAGGCAGCATCGCGGGACGCCACGGTCAACGTGCCCTATCTGGTGGGCAAGGACATCAAGCCCGAAACCGCGCGCGGCATTGACGCTGCCTACAAGTACAGCTTCGGAGGCAAGGGCTTTCTCAAGCTTTCCGGCTTTTACTACACCGTTCAGGACTACATCGTTCACAAACCCGTCTATGTGAACCGGTCGCCGGGCTATCAGGCCTGGGCCGCCTATAATATCGACGCCGAAATATACGGGGCCACGCTGAGCGGCAGCTATGACTTGCTGGACACTGTGACGGTCAACGCCGCCGTCACCAGGCAGGACAGTAAAAAAACCAACGATCCTGCCGACCCCGACGGCGTGATGGACAGGCTGGAATATATCCCGGACTGGAAGGGAACCCTTGGAACCACCTGGAAAATCAACGAGCAGTTCACCCTTGACGCCGTGCTGACCTATGTGGGGCAGCGCAACTACTACGTCAATACGGCGCAGTTGCGTAAGGGCACGCTGCACGACTACGCTACCCTTGGCGCAAGCCTCAGCTACAGGGTGGACGAATACCTTACTCTTGAAGCCTATGCAGACAACATCACCAACACCCAGTATGAAGAAGCCTGGGGATACCCGGCACTGGGAATCAACGCAGGAGTCAGCATCAAATGGGAACTGTAG
- a CDS encoding FmdE family protein: MDQSASDRLNRAVSFHGHLCPGLVIGLRAVEAVMAHPVLGKAAYGKLICVTENDACGVDAIQCLLGCSAGKGNLVARPRGKHAYSFFDRENGASLRLCLQANKSEQASRDEWQQTLMDMPLEKMFSAAAPDYEIPEAPRIFATIACEVCGEGVAEPMLRLEDGKKVCLDCQHQYHRRW, from the coding sequence ATGGATCAATCAGCTTCGGACAGGCTCAACAGGGCCGTGAGCTTTCACGGGCATCTTTGCCCCGGCCTTGTCATCGGTTTACGCGCTGTGGAGGCTGTGATGGCCCACCCCGTGCTTGGCAAGGCCGCATACGGCAAGCTTATTTGCGTTACGGAAAACGACGCCTGCGGCGTGGACGCCATCCAATGCCTGCTCGGCTGTTCGGCGGGCAAGGGCAATCTTGTGGCGCGCCCACGCGGCAAACACGCCTATTCCTTTTTTGACCGTGAAAACGGCGCTTCCTTGCGCCTGTGCCTGCAAGCCAACAAAAGCGAGCAGGCCAGCCGGGATGAATGGCAGCAAACCCTTATGGACATGCCCCTTGAAAAAATGTTCAGCGCGGCCGCCCCGGACTATGAAATCCCGGAAGCTCCCCGCATTTTTGCAACCATAGCCTGCGAAGTCTGCGGCGAGGGCGTGGCCGAGCCCATGCTGCGCCTTGAGGACGGCAAAAAGGTCTGCCTGGACTGCCAGCATCAGTACCACCGGCGCTGGTAG
- a CDS encoding tetratricopeptide repeat protein has product MKARYDDLDEYIADLKAEIAGNEQCANHHYNLGLALLSKRDFVAAEESFLEAVRNSPHLAEAYVQLGGICLERGDLDGCLRYNEEAANCRAKFPVPWGNIAFVHLQRGEPDKAITALNKALKWDPNFVQAQNALATAYFMKGNFKACEEQCLAIIKKEPAFAPAWNNLALAYFDQGEHAKAKEAAETAQKLGFEVPEGFMQELKENTN; this is encoded by the coding sequence ATGAAAGCTCGCTACGACGATCTGGACGAGTATATCGCAGACCTCAAGGCGGAAATTGCCGGAAACGAGCAATGCGCCAACCATCACTATAATCTGGGCCTGGCCCTTTTGAGCAAGCGCGACTTTGTGGCCGCTGAAGAATCCTTTCTGGAGGCCGTGCGCAATTCGCCGCACCTGGCCGAGGCTTACGTGCAGCTTGGCGGCATCTGCCTTGAACGCGGCGACCTTGACGGCTGCCTGCGCTACAATGAAGAAGCCGCCAACTGCCGCGCCAAGTTCCCCGTGCCGTGGGGCAACATCGCCTTTGTGCACCTGCAGCGCGGCGAGCCCGACAAAGCCATCACCGCCCTGAACAAGGCCCTCAAGTGGGACCCCAACTTTGTGCAGGCGCAAAACGCCCTGGCCACGGCCTATTTCATGAAGGGCAACTTCAAGGCCTGCGAAGAACAGTGCCTGGCCATCATCAAAAAAGAACCCGCCTTTGCCCCTGCCTGGAACAACCTTGCGCTGGCCTATTTTGACCAGGGCGAGCATGCCAAGGCCAAGGAAGCGGCAGAAACGGCCCAAAAGCTCGGCTTTGAAGTGCCCGAAGGTTTCATGCAAGAGCTCAAGGAAAACACCAACTAA